atttaaaaaattaatatttatttatttatgagtaaaatacaaaattaatatatgaaatgactatgacacaagtgtatagttatgtaACATCactaactaaatataattatcaaaattattagtaatgattgaaacagaaaatattttacacatatatgattacaaaaaaacacaaatatgcttacaaaaatacaaatttgattacaaaaagacacaaatatgaaaattaaatttctaaaaaaaaaacgtaaaacaaaaaatatagagaGCGGATCATATttaaatatcaatttaaaaatatatcaaggtgggtcatattttttaaccaaaacaaaattgaaaatctgcgggttggcgggtcagcggaGTGAGTTTGACCCGCAACCATTAACCATGCGTATACTAGATCAATtattaaattgctattatttaataaaatatattttgattataatttatacacaaatatgattacaaaaaatatacaaatataatcagaatgaaaaaataaatatcaaaaattaaatttaaaacataaaaataaatggcgggtcaaaatctagtttgtttGATTAAATTCAAATTGCATTTGCTTTTGAAGTTATCCTAAGGCAAGACATGCTCATGAGTAAAGAAACTAGCTTTTATTCACCAAACTATTTTATCCCTTTCTACACATGGGTACGcatacataatttatatatttttaaccacAAGAGACCTTTAGTACTCCCTGTCACCATCATAATGTCTCATCACACGGCTGAAGTTTTCTgaaaggaagaggaagaatcaGAAACTGGCTTTCTTATCTTTGCAGATTCCTTCAACAAATCAAATGAAGAGAACGAGTGTGGCGGGAGAACAACGGTAAGATCCTCCTCAGACATCTCTAGCAAGCTTTCTTGTGGCACAACCTGCCAAAAAAGATCAAATTAGATTTAAGCACTAAGAAAAGGAACAACGCTCAAAAGTTCTGATGATTTCTTCATTTACCTTCTCCGGCTGTGTGAAGGAGTTTTCATCCATCACATTTGTAGATGTAAGTACTGTCCTCTTTGATCCTGACACTTTCATCACGTTCGGATCCAATCCAGTAACCAACACCTTCAGATTCACTGACGTAGCTCCAAAGTTTACAGCCTGCATATACACACAGATTACAAATTCAGGCTCTAAACTTTCTGCAGATATAATGTCTCTAGACGTACCTTTATGCGTATGTAATCTTGGCTACTGTTTTTCCATGAGATTGCAGATGCtacaagagaagaagagtttccCTTAAGTTCTGAAGAGAGGAGAGTTGATCCGCTTGACTCCGCAAAGAACCGTTGCACCCAATAGCTAGGAGTTCCATAAAGATGAGATGAATTAAAGACTATTGCATCAGGGTTCCACCTGAAAAACCAAATCAAGAATTCAAgatcttgttgttgttgctgtttaACCATTAGCTTCCTGAGTAAAAACTATAACAGCAGAAGTAGAGATACCGTCTATCGTTTGTGTTCACAAAGAGCGGTGCATAACTCGCCATTTCCACAATGTCACTGCAACAAAGAAGAAAGCATCAAAGATGTTTTTGAGACTCATCATAGCCTTAGAAGATGAGGGGGAAAAGATTGAAGAAGAAACCTGTTCTTTTCAAGACCAATGAGAAATGCAGCTTCTGCAAGAGCGGCGAGAAGGCTTCCTGTACCAGCATCTTTTCCAGTCACAGCATATTCACTAACAAAAGCCTGCAAAAAAAGTTACACAAAGTGAGCAAAGATAACGCTGAAAAAAGCTTCAGACAGTCTATTCACCACACCTTTGGACCCTTGCGTGAAGTGCCGTCAAATTGATGATACATGGAAAACAAACTGCTAGCAGAAGTGTATATCTGTGACAGAAAGGAAAAACACTCTCTTTCAGACAGAAACACACACATAGAAGAACATTTTCAAAGTTATGTTTGTACATGGAAATCATAGTAATCAGCAGGATGGTCAAGCGGAGTAGATGATCCATCACAGTTGGAGATGATTTTGATATCTGGATAAGCCTTTTTGATAGCATCATAGAACACAATGTAGTTCCCTGTAATGTTGTAAATCTCAATTAGTATCAAAAGACGCTAAGTCAAATTGTGGGCATATAGAGAAATGCAAAAGAAACCTCTGTAGTAAGTCTTTCCACAATCCTCATTCCCAATAGCAACATACTTCAGTTCAAAAGGCTCCTGTCGTCCCATTGCAGCTCGAACCGATCCCCATGTAGAGTTAGCATCTCCTCTAGCAAACTCAATACCATCAAGTGCttcctgaaaaagaaaaaacagggAAGAGGATTTGGTTTTCAGCTTCTTGGCTAGTGAAACAggggagtttttttttaacagtcATACTTGAACAAAGGGCATGATACTGGCAGTTTCAACTTCATCATTGTGACTAATCCCTGCATAAAGGTGAAGCTCTTGTCAACACTAACGTCCATGGATTGGGAATACAAAAGAGAGTGTTACAAGAATACCGTTGTTAAACACCCATATTGGTGCTGCTCCAATGTCTTCTGCTAACTACAAGAATGTTCATTTAACATTTTGATTAACAGATCACAAAACTACAATTCATAGAGTAGAGAGAAGTCTCACCTGAAAGAACTCGAAGTGGCCAAGGCCATCATCAGTCCAATACTTCCAAACATCACCAAAGTGTCCTGGTCTCTCTTCCCAAGGACCAACAGTTTCTTTCCAGCGGAATGCATTACTTAACCATTCACCCTCGACAAAACAACCACCTAAACTCCACAGAGATGAGATGAATAAACTTTAGGTGCATATACAACGAAATGCTACTAGTCTTAAAATATTACCTGGGAAACGGATGAAGCGAGGTTTCATATCAACCATCATCTGGTAAAGATCGTTTCTAAAGCCATGTCCCTGCAATCAACCAAAAGAGAATGTAAATATCTATTAAGAATCATCAATCTTTCATGTCAAGGCTCTATGGAGAAGCAGAAAGAAACCTTGTAAGTATCCACCGGCATGGCAGAGACTTGGTCAATCCATATTGACCCTTTCTTGGTTGTTGTTAACTGAAGCCTTGCACCATGATCCTTCCCTTGTGCCTCAAGAAGAACCTCCTTCTTAGTCCATTTCGAAACATCAGAAGCTGACGCTCTACATTCGAAACAAAAGGAAgatgaaacaacaacaacaacaacaacaacataaacGTATTCATGCAAGTGTTTTCTCACATGATCTTCTCAGAAGCAAGAGTCATCGAACCATTCGAGCTTGTCAACGACACAGAGAGATCAATATCACCAGTTGAACGCACATAAAACGCCACCTTGTACTTCTTTCCTTCTTCAATATTCTAAGATAGATTCAACAACTTAATACTATTGACACCGAGAGGAAACAGCAGAACCGAGATGTAATGGAGAGACTC
Above is a genomic segment from Raphanus sativus cultivar WK10039 unplaced genomic scaffold, ASM80110v3 Scaffold4807, whole genome shotgun sequence containing:
- the LOC108805227 gene encoding alpha-L-arabinofuranosidase 1, whose protein sequence is MDTESWKFLRSVCLLSFLLGSCFLYQSLHVAIAAQEQDTQPFVTFQVNASNGAGRLIPDTLFGIFFEEINHAGAGGLWAELVSNRGFEAGGQNTPSNIWPWSIVGDQSSIYVATDRSSCFERNKIALRMDVICDSNGCPSGGVGVYNPGYWGMNIEEGKKYKVAFYVRSTGDIDLSVSLTSSNGSMTLASEKIIASASDVSKWTKKEVLLEAQGKDHGARLQLTTTKKGSIWIDQVSAMPVDTYKGHGFRNDLYQMMVDMKPRFIRFPGGCFVEGEWLSNAFRWKETVGPWEERPGHFGDVWKYWTDDGLGHFEFFQLAEDIGAAPIWVFNNGISHNDEVETASIMPFVQEALDGIEFARGDANSTWGSVRAAMGRQEPFELKYVAIGNEDCGKTYYRGNYIVFYDAIKKAYPDIKIISNCDGSSTPLDHPADYYDFHIYTSASSLFSMYHQFDGTSRKGPKAFVSEYAVTGKDAGTGSLLAALAEAAFLIGLEKNSDIVEMASYAPLFVNTNDRRWNPDAIVFNSSHLYGTPSYWVQRFFAESSGSTLLSSELKGNSSSLVASAISWKNSSQDYIRIKAVNFGATSVNLKVLVTGLDPNVMKVSGSKRTVLTSTNVMDENSFTQPEKVVPQESLLEMSEEDLTVVLPPHSFSSFDLLKESAKIRKPVSDSSSSFQKTSAV